The genomic window TGAAACCTTCCGTTTGAAACatgcctcctctctgtctgcatgtgtggtGTTGTGATTCAGATCCGCAGCCTGCTGGAGCAGCACATGAGCTGCAGCCTGAAGGAGTACAAGGAGTTCATGGATAAGGAGATGCTGCTGGTCTTGGGCCAACTGGATAAAGCCACGCTCATCTTTGACCACCTCTACTTGGTGAGAACCCTACTGGCTGCATCATCCAAACGTAAATGCCGTAGTTATGCTAGTTTGTCGAGGTGCTGCTGTTAGCACTATGTTAAGTTTGACCAGCGCAATGCATCTGTTACTATGAAAGGTTTTCAACTTAACCATTTTCAACGGCTTTCTTCCGTTCATACAGGGATCAGAGTGGAACGCCTCCAACCTAGAAGAACTTCAAGATTGTGGGTAAGCAAGTGGTTTCACAATCAGAGATCTATCTTTGCACCTGTAAGGGCATTGTGCTTGACGATCACTTTAGCATTAATAGTTTGATTTGGATGGAGGTTCAATTCACCAAAGTAGTTTATGAAAGCAAAGCCAACTCACAGGAGTGTAAAGATTGATTAGAAAAATGGCATTGACTtagtgtgtgcctgcctgtgtgtgtctgtttcccaAGGGTTGGGTACATCTTAAACGTTGCTCGGGAGATCGACAACTTCTTCCCGGGGACGCTGTCCTACCACAACGTGCTGGTCTACGACGAGGAATCCACGGACCTGCTGGCGCACTGGAACGACACCTACAGCTTCATCGCCAAGGCCAGGTGAGAGCTGACATAATGGCCCCCAGGGGACATGGGTCTCCAGCACTCATTGCTGATAACAATTATTCATCTttagtatataaaaaaaaaaacggaataataattatattgttAATTTGTCAATTAAGAAATGTATTCATTAGAAcgaaaacaataataacaacatcGAACCAAATCAATTTATTCACTTCGATATAGTTTTCAGACCTCTGTttatcctgagtgtgtgtgcttttgttttcATGGCCCActccattcattcatctgtAGCTTGCCCAATGTACAGTCTGTACCCGATTCTTAGAACATGACACAACAACAAAGCAAAAAATAAGTTACCCAATAGCAACGCGTGGTTCCTCCGTTCACCAGGACCGGCCCGACGTTGCAACACCGGGATCTACCTAGCAACGTAACACAAAAATACCCACAGGATCTCACACGTCTCTTCCTTCCTTGCAGGAAGAACCATTCCAAGTGCCTGGTGCACTGCAAAATGGGCGTGAGCCGCTCAGTGGCCACGGTGGTGGCCTACGCCATGAAGGAGTACGGCTGGGCACTGGACGAGGCCTTCAACTACGTCAAGCAGAAGCGCGCCGCCGCCCAGCCCAACGCCGCCTTCATGCGGCAGCTGGCGGAGTACGAGGGGATCCTGAACCCCAGGTGAGCAcgtgaccccctcccccccccccgcggtggGGACAGGGTACCTGACGTCACTGCATTTCACGCTGCCTTTTCCCAAGTGACTCTAAAGGttacattataccaccagtgagtgggattagccgttacaagccgttttggaaatctgcctctcatcacaagtgggcgtgtccacctagatgtgtgctggatggatcagcctaccagcctaccccgtggactgtagcaaacgttgctcatctatccattaAACATCAAGGTGGTcaggcccacttgtgatgtctgaAGAGGCAcactcttctgacatcactatcacacctggtggtatcatTATGTAACCTTTAAGTGTTTTCCGGTTGATATGAATGTGTTATTGTTTAATTGTAGGGGTATTTTAAATGACAACATTTTGAAATGATCCGATTATTGATCTCTTTCACTGGTCATTTTCCAGAAGGATTCCATACACAAAGTTCCTGGAAAAAGCTAGTGTTGTATCTTTAATGGTCCCAGCTCAGATTTTTCACGTGGACCTTTGTCTAGATTTACCTCAACATGGATCTAAACGCAGAGATGTTAAATGCACTTGACGCAGTCGTGAGGTTTACCTCTCGAGAAAGCTCCCTTTATTTTcgaacaacacacaccaacgtgCAATCATAAAGGTTCCAGTGTAAGCGCACCTTCATCGACAGCTGCTTGGACTAGACCAGATGCAACCTCTTCAGCCTGACGTTTGAGTCCCCAAAACAGCAACGTCTCACATCCCAAGCGTACGGATGAATCAGCTGACCCTTTTCCTTCCCGCCTAAAAGCAAGCAGCGGCGCAACAAGGGCTGGCGGTCGGAGACGGACCCGGAGACCTCCGACGACGGGCAGGCGTCGGGCGCCGGCGACGCCCCGGAGGTCTCGGGGGAGGAGACCCCCGTGCTCACCAGCTcctcccaggaggaggaggaggcgtggggCTGCTCCAGCGGCATGAGCCTGGAGGTGGAGCCCCTGGACCCCCtcaactacaactactacttccGGCGGCTGTCGGACTCGGCGCTGGAGAGCGGCCCCTCCACGCCGGTGCggggcccccccctcctcggcATGGAGCGCATCTTCATCGAGATCGAGGACGTGGAGCGCGACGCCCTGCTGGAGGACGAGGGCTTCCCCGTGGCCCACCTGGCGCCGGCCGGCGAGGGCACGGCGGCGCAGACCTCCTGCGGCCGCCTGGACCCCATGGAGGACGTGAGGCTGCGGCTGGAGTTCAgcaccctggaggaggaggacgaggaggaggcgcagaaggaggaggaggagatggccgCCCTGGCCCGGGGgaccggggcggcggcggcggcggcggggggggaggagtcggaGGGCCGGTTGGGCCTGGCCAACCTCAACACCAATAACAGCAACCGTCTGGCCGGCAAGCGCAGCTGCCCCGCCGCCTTCGACGTGAGTACAGCCCAGCTAGGCCTGGTTCTGCGTGGTCCTATGTATGCTAGTTCTAGGGCCTTCCTGTGGGCCTTCCCACTCCCTTCATTCAAACAGGCCCTCAAAACCGACCTCTTCAAGATTGCTTTCACCACATAACCTCCTTCCCTtgtctccccttcctcctttttttttttgctgactaTTTTAATGTATCCTATTCTCTCTTTTATTCAAACGCATCATGGGGGAGCTGTTATTGTAATGAGCCAAAAATAGACACTGGTTAGAGTACTACAAGCAACAGCCCgatcaacacgcacacaccctccaCGTTATTCACCCTGTGGCTGACTGCgtgttctctcccctccccccgcccccgccacccTGGGGGCTGCAGGACAGCCTGGGCTCCCAGAACCCCTTCAAGGTGAAGCCGTCCTACCAGTCGTGCGCCGAGTGCCTGCGCCTCCCCCAGGGCTGGCTGTGCGACCGGCCCGGGGCGGGGCGCACCCACCGCCTCTACACCTCCCGCCACGGCGCCGTGCCCTCCATCACGCTGGACCCCCCcgggaccaccaccaccacccccaccccctcctcctcctccgccgccgccgtgccCATCTCCGTCAGCTGCACCCTGCCGTGCGGCCATCGCTGCAGATGCGCCACGTGCGTCCAAGGCGTCTGCGTTTCCCCGGcaacggcagcagcagcatcggCGTCTGCCGCAGACGCGTCGTCCCGGCCGGAGGTCCCTGACGGAACGCAGGAGATCCAGTACGAGGGGGCGGAGGGAGGTTCAGGCGaccggcttgtgtgtgtggggtcagcGGCGCGCTCCGCCCTCCAGGACGGCTCCCTGTCCTGTTCCCTCGTCAAGTAGAGCCCACTGGGTGTGAGCGTGTGGGTGTGCACGTTGCCACCTTGAAGAGACACTTTTTCTCAAAACTTTGATAGCGGATGAGAGCGTTTCCTTGGCCGTCCCACGACGACAAAGAGGCTGAACGTTTATGGCTGTATACCGGATACGTATACGGTGTACAAAACGTTGAAAAAATAAGTAGTCCAAATTCTGTGTAGGAGCTCAAGGAGGGGCGTTGAACTGCGAGTCCATCCCAGCATCTCCAGTGATCTGTGATCATCTAGTCATTCCCGGACGCCCTCATCCTTCTCCATGAGATGTCAACCATTCGACAAAGGTCCTCTTGTGTCTAAGCTTTCTGTGTGGCTCTCAGGCGGCTCCTTCCGTCGATGCATCAACTGTGATCGCGTGGTACGCCAACAACCCGATAAACTTGAAAATAAATCCAAATTGGTCTGTAGGCTGTCGAACACACTGTCGTGCGGGCCCCGCCCGGGGGGAAAACAGGGG from Gadus macrocephalus chromosome 4, ASM3116895v1 includes these protein-coding regions:
- the ssh1b gene encoding protein phosphatase Slingshot homolog 1, with translation MALVTLQRIPVSNAASSASISTSNTGEGFGNDDDQTNNQSLLQTSFVMVKGAALFLRQEGCGNRPPTPTHHSFTGDLIQHLEVMMKMLRSEDSVRLAVRLESSWTERVRYLLVVCTHGCQDAEETALLGVDFLSDTDSKTCSVGLVLPLWSDTAVRLEGEGGFSVSTTGGRWHLFKPVSVQAMWSALQVLHKAQEAACRYHHYPGSGALAWTGFYDSRVSSEQSCVNEWNAMTDLESIRPDSPAMAVDQPTERERTECLIKAKLRSIMMDQDLENVTSKEIRSLLEQHMSCSLKEYKEFMDKEMLLVLGQLDKATLIFDHLYLGSEWNASNLEELQDCGVGYILNVAREIDNFFPGTLSYHNVLVYDEESTDLLAHWNDTYSFIAKARKNHSKCLVHCKMGVSRSVATVVAYAMKEYGWALDEAFNYVKQKRAAAQPNAAFMRQLAEYEGILNPSKQRRNKGWRSETDPETSDDGQASGAGDAPEVSGEETPVLTSSSQEEEEAWGCSSGMSLEVEPLDPLNYNYYFRRLSDSALESGPSTPVRGPPLLGMERIFIEIEDVERDALLEDEGFPVAHLAPAGEGTAAQTSCGRLDPMEDVRLRLEFSTLEEEDEEEAQKEEEEMAALARGTGAAAAAAGGEESEGRLGLANLNTNNSNRLAGKRSCPAAFDDSLGSQNPFKVKPSYQSCAECLRLPQGWLCDRPGAGRTHRLYTSRHGAVPSITLDPPGTTTTTPTPSSSSAAAVPISVSCTLPCGHRCRCATCVQGVCVSPATAAAASASAADASSRPEVPDGTQEIQYEGAEGGSGDRLVCVGSAARSALQDGSLSCSLVK